From one Geoalkalibacter halelectricus genomic stretch:
- a CDS encoding hemolysin family protein: protein MFFGKRRALTEEELQEIIEESEEEGIINEGEGEMLHSIFEFGDTIVREIMVPRTDMVCCPTTASFREVLDAILASGHSRIPVYEGSADRIVGVVYAKDLLRYWGRPEKDIAIARVMRTPFFVPESKNVQELLQDFRSKRVHLAIAVDEYGGTSGLITIEDLIEEIVGDIQDEYDLEEEWLQPQDDGSVLIDSRLNIEEFEEYFATEVEREKFDTVGGYLFNLLGRVPKEGEEIRDGDLLLTVVECDHQKIRKIRARRAPLDQESSLLPETS from the coding sequence TTGTTTTTTGGCAAGCGGCGTGCTCTGACCGAGGAAGAACTGCAGGAAATCATCGAGGAATCCGAGGAAGAGGGGATCATCAACGAGGGTGAGGGCGAAATGCTCCACTCCATCTTCGAATTCGGCGATACCATCGTGCGCGAGATCATGGTGCCCCGCACGGATATGGTCTGTTGCCCGACCACCGCGAGTTTTCGCGAGGTTCTCGATGCCATCCTCGCCAGCGGCCATTCACGTATTCCCGTCTACGAGGGCTCGGCCGACCGCATCGTCGGCGTGGTTTACGCCAAGGATCTGCTGCGTTACTGGGGGCGACCGGAAAAGGACATCGCCATCGCGCGGGTCATGCGCACCCCGTTTTTCGTCCCGGAATCCAAGAACGTCCAGGAGTTGTTGCAGGATTTTCGCTCCAAGCGCGTGCACTTGGCGATTGCCGTCGATGAATACGGCGGCACTTCGGGGCTGATCACCATCGAGGATCTGATCGAGGAGATCGTCGGCGACATCCAGGACGAGTACGATCTGGAGGAAGAGTGGTTGCAACCTCAGGACGACGGATCGGTTCTGATCGATTCGCGCCTCAATATCGAGGAATTCGAAGAGTATTTCGCCACCGAGGTGGAACGGGAGAAATTTGATACTGTCGGCGGTTACCTCTTCAACCTGCTCGGCCGGGTGCCCAAGGAGGGCGAGGAGATCCGCGACGGCGATCTGTTGCTCACCGTCGTTGAATGCGACCATCAGAAAATCCGCAAAATAAGGGCGCGGCGCGCACCCCTGGACCAGGAAAGTTCCCTTTTGCCCGAGACTTCATGA
- a CDS encoding PhoH family protein, with the protein MEVSDTSSRLRIDDRGLAALLLGQQNRNLKQLERLLRVRVSSRGSELFIEGDPLRVELAQRLLEQLLELLREGYPLYPPDIDYAVRILSADSRARLKDVFLDTIFVSFRKKIISPKSLAQKSYIDAIRGNDVVFGIGPAGTGKTYLAMAMAVSFLMQKEVSRIVLVRPAVEAGEKLGFLPGDLVEKVNPYLRPLYDALYDMLGFEKGQGLIEKGVVEVAPLAFMRGRTLNDAFVILDEAQNTTPEQMKMFLTRLGFGSRAVVTGDLTQTDLPMGKASGLIEAVQVLKGVERIAFNYFSDADVVRHPIVQAIVQAYDRAGLKKAKEN; encoded by the coding sequence TTGGAAGTCAGCGATACCAGCAGCCGGCTGAGGATTGACGACCGGGGCCTGGCTGCCTTGCTGCTTGGTCAGCAAAACAGAAACCTCAAGCAGCTCGAGCGGCTGCTGAGGGTGCGGGTCAGCTCCCGGGGAAGCGAGCTTTTCATCGAGGGCGACCCTCTGCGGGTAGAGCTGGCTCAGCGACTGCTGGAGCAGTTGCTGGAGCTGCTGCGGGAAGGCTACCCCCTTTATCCTCCCGATATCGATTATGCGGTGCGCATTCTCAGTGCCGATTCGCGCGCGCGCCTCAAGGATGTTTTTCTCGACACCATTTTTGTTTCCTTTCGGAAAAAAATCATCTCGCCCAAAAGCCTGGCTCAGAAATCCTACATTGATGCCATTCGCGGCAACGACGTGGTATTCGGCATCGGCCCGGCCGGTACCGGCAAAACCTATCTGGCCATGGCCATGGCGGTTTCCTTTTTGATGCAAAAGGAGGTCAGCCGCATTGTGCTGGTTCGCCCGGCGGTGGAAGCTGGGGAAAAACTCGGGTTTCTACCCGGCGATCTGGTCGAGAAGGTCAATCCCTATTTGCGTCCCTTGTACGACGCGCTCTACGATATGCTGGGGTTTGAGAAGGGCCAGGGGCTAATCGAAAAGGGCGTGGTCGAGGTGGCGCCGCTGGCGTTCATGCGCGGCAGAACCCTCAACGATGCCTTCGTGATTCTCGACGAGGCCCAGAATACCACCCCGGAACAGATGAAAATGTTCTTGACCCGCTTGGGCTTCGGTAGCCGTGCGGTGGTGACGGGCGACCTGACGCAGACCGACCTGCCCATGGGCAAGGCATCGGGTCTGATCGAGGCGGTGCAGGTGCTTAAGGGAGTCGAGCGCATCGCCTTTAACTATTTCAGCGATGCCGATGTGGTGCGTCACCCCATCGTGCAGGCCATCGTTCAGGCCTATGACCGCGCGGGCTTGAAGAAAGCCAAGGAGAATTGA
- a CDS encoding HD family phosphohydrolase: MTRNGRKSDSSKKGLWGRLRPPGVLNEVQQNCILLLFLCLALTVVIVPKGGIVPDLYSAGDIATRDVKAPRDMLVEDRALTEKRRAEAEESARPVFDFDARVGREIGANLERGLRVLATAQAELAALEKGEEKGPHPPLNPSLKQAVEQAFDVGLSDEQFAALARTDLTPALVESLRAAVAETLAHKVVANLRLFHAEVERGGVLRDLARQQETTDLKAEEVLGMGEAQETLQAKLEAIAQLNAPQRALFYDIGQRMLRPTLSLNKTETEARRKDALEAVKPVFFQIKKGEMIVREGERISEEQIKKLRALRDLGGDFSLLGMAAGLFGFSVLLIFTGHRFALRNIRKYRPDSRDLLFMSLVFIGLFVLMKLGIFVSTALESAFPYIESTSYYYAFPFAVGAMLIRLVLNSEVSLVFAAICAILVGVLFGNNLVIAAFAFVSSVAGAHWVRQCKTRATLYRAGLWVSFANVGLVLALHFLAGRGLEMQLLHKLAFAFGGGILCAVIVTGTIPLVESLFKYTTDIKLLELANMNAPVLRELMVQAPGTYHHSIIVGNLVEAAAEDINANPLLARVAAYYHDIGKIKKPLYFIENTGNAANRHDKLAPSMSALILMAHVKDGVELARESKLGQPLVDIIRQHHGTSLIKFFYDKAKSKEDPGVQQVDERDYRYPGPRPQTREAALIMLADAVEAASRTLTEPTPARIQGMVQKIINNIFIDGQLDECELTLKDMHNIAKSFNRILSGIFHHRVDYPEPAYKERERDGGKKKSGEDSNREPAREAKDREADVAKGSTEDLRRLGMS; encoded by the coding sequence ATGACCAGAAACGGACGAAAATCGGATTCGAGTAAAAAAGGGCTCTGGGGGCGGCTGAGACCACCTGGGGTGCTCAACGAGGTTCAGCAAAACTGCATCCTGCTGCTTTTCCTGTGCCTGGCGCTGACCGTGGTCATTGTGCCCAAGGGCGGCATCGTTCCCGATCTCTACAGTGCCGGCGATATCGCGACCCGCGACGTCAAGGCGCCGCGCGACATGCTCGTCGAGGACCGCGCCCTGACCGAGAAGCGCCGCGCGGAGGCTGAGGAGTCGGCGCGGCCGGTATTTGATTTCGACGCGCGTGTGGGCCGCGAGATCGGGGCGAATCTGGAGCGCGGATTGCGCGTCCTGGCCACCGCGCAGGCGGAGCTCGCGGCCCTGGAGAAGGGCGAGGAAAAAGGGCCGCATCCGCCTCTGAATCCTTCCCTGAAGCAGGCTGTGGAACAGGCCTTTGATGTCGGTTTAAGCGACGAGCAGTTTGCCGCGTTGGCGCGGACGGACCTCACCCCCGCATTGGTTGAGAGCTTGCGCGCCGCGGTTGCGGAAACCCTGGCGCATAAGGTCGTCGCCAACCTGCGCCTGTTTCACGCGGAGGTGGAAAGGGGCGGCGTCCTGCGGGACCTCGCCAGGCAGCAGGAAACCACCGATCTTAAGGCCGAAGAGGTTCTGGGGATGGGCGAGGCCCAGGAAACACTCCAGGCCAAGCTCGAAGCCATCGCTCAACTCAATGCCCCCCAGAGGGCGCTGTTTTACGATATCGGCCAGCGCATGCTGCGCCCGACCCTGAGCTTAAACAAGACGGAGACCGAGGCGCGGCGCAAGGACGCCCTGGAGGCGGTCAAGCCGGTATTCTTCCAGATCAAGAAGGGTGAGATGATCGTTCGCGAAGGCGAGCGGATTTCCGAGGAGCAGATCAAGAAGCTTCGTGCCCTGCGCGATTTGGGCGGCGATTTCAGCCTGCTGGGGATGGCGGCCGGTCTGTTCGGGTTCTCGGTCCTGCTCATTTTCACCGGCCACCGCTTCGCCTTGCGCAACATCCGCAAGTACCGCCCCGACAGCCGTGACCTGCTCTTCATGTCCCTGGTTTTTATCGGTCTGTTTGTGCTGATGAAATTGGGGATCTTCGTCTCGACCGCCCTGGAGAGCGCCTTTCCCTACATCGAGTCGACCAGCTATTATTACGCCTTTCCCTTCGCGGTCGGGGCGATGCTGATTCGCCTGGTGCTCAACTCCGAAGTGTCCCTGGTTTTTGCCGCCATTTGCGCCATTCTGGTGGGCGTGCTGTTCGGCAACAACCTGGTCATCGCCGCCTTTGCTTTTGTCAGCAGCGTGGCCGGGGCCCACTGGGTGCGGCAGTGTAAAACCCGTGCCACTCTCTATCGCGCCGGCCTCTGGGTCTCTTTCGCCAATGTCGGGCTGGTCCTGGCACTGCATTTTCTGGCCGGGCGCGGCTTGGAGATGCAGCTGCTGCACAAATTGGCCTTTGCCTTCGGCGGCGGAATTCTGTGCGCGGTCATCGTGACCGGCACCATCCCCCTGGTCGAATCCCTGTTCAAGTACACCACCGACATCAAACTGCTCGAACTGGCCAACATGAACGCGCCGGTGCTGCGTGAGCTGATGGTTCAGGCGCCGGGCACCTACCATCATTCCATCATCGTCGGCAACCTGGTCGAAGCCGCCGCCGAGGACATCAACGCCAATCCTCTGTTGGCCCGGGTCGCGGCCTATTACCACGACATCGGCAAGATCAAAAAGCCACTCTACTTCATTGAAAACACAGGCAATGCCGCCAATCGCCACGACAAGCTCGCGCCTTCCATGAGCGCGCTGATCCTCATGGCCCACGTCAAGGACGGGGTGGAATTGGCCCGCGAGAGCAAACTCGGGCAGCCCCTGGTGGACATCATTCGCCAGCATCACGGCACCTCGCTCATCAAATTCTTCTACGACAAGGCCAAGAGCAAGGAGGATCCGGGGGTGCAACAGGTCGATGAGCGCGACTACCGTTACCCCGGTCCGCGTCCCCAGACCCGCGAGGCCGCGCTGATCATGCTGGCCGATGCGGTCGAGGCGGCCAGCCGCACCCTGACCGAGCCGACCCCGGCCCGCATTCAGGGCATGGTGCAGAAAATCATCAACAATATTTTTATCGACGGGCAGCTCGATGAGTGCGAGCTGACCCTCAAGGACATGCACAACATCGCCAAAAGCTTCAATCGGATTTTGTCCGGCATTTTCCACCACCGGGTCGATTATCCCGAACCGGCCTACAAGGAACGCGAGCGCGACGGGGGCAAGAAGAAAAGCGGTGAGGATTCAAATCGAGAACCGGCAAGGGAAGCAAAAGATCGCGAAGCGGACGTTGCGAAAGGTAGCACAGAGGATCTTAGACGCCTTGGGATGTCCTAA
- the eno gene encoding phosphopyruvate hydratase, with protein sequence MSEIKDIYAREILDSRGNPTVEVEVYLESGAMGRADVPSGASTGEREALELRDGDKSRYLGKGVLKAVENVNEVIAEALIGWEGSDQIGIDRKLLELDGTDFKSNLGANALLGVSLACAKAAAEEAGLPLYQYLGGSNAKELPLPMMNIINGGEHADNNVDIQEFMIMPVGADSFKEALRMGAEIFHALKKVLKGRGYNTAVGDEGGFAPDLKSNEEALEVIMEAIKAAGYQPGEEVVLALDVAASELFKDGKYHLENEKQPVKSAAELIDFYEDLVNRYPIVSIEDGMAENDWEGWKLITERLGERIQLVGDDLFVTNTRILKEGIDKGIANSILIKVNQIGTLTETLDAIEMAKRAGYTAVISHRSGETEDTTIADLAVATNAGQIKTGSLCRTDRVAKYNQLLRIEDELEGVAVFRGMDVFYNLRK encoded by the coding sequence ATGAGTGAGATCAAGGACATCTATGCCCGTGAAATTCTCGATTCGCGCGGCAACCCCACGGTGGAAGTCGAAGTCTATCTGGAAAGCGGTGCCATGGGCCGCGCCGACGTGCCCAGCGGCGCCTCCACCGGGGAGCGCGAAGCTCTTGAACTGCGCGACGGAGACAAAAGCCGCTATCTGGGCAAGGGGGTGCTCAAAGCGGTGGAAAACGTCAACGAAGTCATCGCTGAAGCCCTCATCGGCTGGGAAGGTTCCGATCAAATCGGCATCGACCGCAAGCTGCTCGAACTCGACGGCACCGACTTCAAGAGCAACCTGGGCGCCAACGCCCTGCTCGGCGTCTCCCTCGCCTGCGCCAAGGCGGCCGCGGAAGAAGCCGGCCTGCCCCTCTATCAGTACCTGGGCGGCTCCAACGCCAAGGAGTTGCCCCTGCCCATGATGAACATCATCAACGGCGGCGAACATGCCGACAACAACGTCGACATTCAGGAATTCATGATCATGCCGGTGGGCGCCGACTCCTTCAAGGAAGCCCTGCGCATGGGCGCCGAGATCTTCCATGCCCTGAAAAAAGTGCTCAAGGGCCGCGGCTACAACACCGCCGTGGGCGATGAGGGCGGTTTCGCTCCCGACCTCAAGAGCAACGAGGAAGCTCTCGAAGTCATCATGGAGGCCATCAAGGCCGCCGGCTACCAGCCTGGCGAGGAGGTGGTCCTGGCTCTCGACGTCGCCGCCTCCGAGTTGTTCAAGGACGGCAAGTATCACCTGGAAAACGAAAAACAACCGGTCAAGAGCGCAGCCGAGCTCATCGATTTCTACGAAGACCTGGTCAACCGCTATCCCATCGTCTCCATCGAGGACGGCATGGCGGAAAACGACTGGGAGGGCTGGAAGCTCATCACCGAGCGCCTCGGCGAGCGCATCCAATTGGTCGGTGATGATCTGTTCGTCACCAACACACGGATTCTCAAGGAAGGCATCGACAAAGGCATCGCCAACTCGATCCTGATCAAGGTCAACCAGATCGGCACTCTCACCGAAACTCTCGACGCCATCGAAATGGCCAAACGCGCCGGCTACACCGCGGTCATCTCGCACCGTAGCGGCGAAACCGAGGACACCACCATCGCCGATCTGGCGGTCGCCACCAACGCCGGGCAGATCAAGACCGGCTCCCTGTGCCGCACCGACCGGGTCGCCAAGTACAATCAATTGCTGCGTATCGAGGACGAACTCGAAGGCGTCGCCGTCTTCCGCGGCATGGATGTGTTCTACAACCTGCGCAAGTAA
- the prfB gene encoding peptide chain release factor 2 (programmed frameshift) — protein sequence MFREEHDALVDLEKKARELWRYLDVPGKKERIAELEAEIARPEFWDESEKAQERLRERTNLQKTVDALEDIMQRIEDSKVLVELGEESQDEEALQEVRQALPTLDADLRKLEMARMLSGRHDANNAIFSINAGAGGTEAQDWAEMLLRMYLRFCERKGWRTEITDYQPGEEAGVKSVTLSVEGEYAYGFLRAEMGIHRLVRISPFDSSARRHTSFCSVFVFPELDDSIEIEIDDKDLKVDTYRSSGAGGQHVNKTDSAIRITHMPSGIVVACQNERSQHKNRDMALKQLKARLYEMEVRKKEEEAAAISGEKKEIGWGSQIRSYVLHPYRMVKDHRTGFEVGNTEAVLGGEIDGFIEAYLLSRS from the exons ATGTTTCGTGAAGAACACGACGCCCTGGTGGATCTGGAAAAAAAAGCCCGCGAACTTTGGAGGTATCTT GACGTTCCCGGCAAAAAGGAGCGCATAGCCGAACTCGAGGCCGAAATCGCGCGCCCCGAGTTCTGGGATGAAAGCGAAAAAGCCCAGGAACGCCTGCGTGAGCGGACCAACTTGCAGAAAACCGTCGATGCCCTCGAGGATATCATGCAGCGTATCGAGGATTCCAAGGTTTTGGTCGAACTCGGCGAGGAGTCGCAGGACGAGGAGGCACTGCAGGAGGTTCGACAGGCGTTGCCTACCCTGGACGCGGATTTGCGCAAGCTTGAGATGGCCCGCATGCTCTCGGGCCGGCACGACGCCAATAATGCCATTTTCAGCATCAATGCCGGCGCCGGCGGCACCGAGGCTCAGGATTGGGCCGAAATGCTGCTGCGCATGTATTTACGTTTTTGCGAGCGCAAAGGCTGGCGCACCGAGATCACCGATTATCAGCCCGGCGAGGAGGCCGGCGTGAAAAGCGTCACCCTGAGCGTCGAGGGGGAATACGCCTATGGGTTTCTGCGCGCCGAAATGGGCATCCATCGACTGGTGCGGATCTCGCCCTTCGATTCCAGCGCGCGGCGCCATACTTCCTTTTGCTCGGTGTTCGTGTTTCCGGAACTCGATGATTCCATCGAAATCGAAATCGACGACAAGGACCTCAAGGTCGACACCTACCGCTCCAGCGGTGCCGGTGGACAGCACGTCAACAAAACCGACTCGGCGATCCGCATCACCCACATGCCCAGCGGCATCGTCGTGGCCTGCCAGAATGAGCGCTCCCAGCACAAAAACCGCGATATGGCTCTCAAGCAGCTTAAGGCGCGGCTCTACGAAATGGAAGTGCGCAAGAAGGAGGAAGAGGCGGCCGCCATTTCCGGTGAAAAAAAGGAGATCGGCTGGGGCAGCCAGATTCGCTCCTATGTGCTGCACCCCTATCGCATGGTCAAGGATCACCGCACCGGCTTCGAGGTGGGCAACACCGAAGCGGTACTCGGCGGCGAAATCGACGGTTTCATCGAGGCCTATCTTCTCAGTCGCAGCTAG
- a CDS encoding diacylglycerol kinase: protein MNSSSEPPKQLKPANWYQSVNCAIEGIIWAARTQRHMRIHLLAAMGVLLTAVVLRVSALEFILLTLAVILVLFAELFNTAIEVVVDLVSPEYHPLARVIKDLAAGAVLMACIGAVVLGYLALSSHFFGTLGQGLGLLEPPKGEVAVVSILIVIILVVLFKALSGRGRPLYGGMPSGHSAVAFAIATAVALSGVTPAVTLLTLALAVMVSHSRLLMEIHSLTEVVSGALLGVIVTLVVYFLL, encoded by the coding sequence GTGAATTCCTCGTCTGAACCGCCCAAGCAGCTCAAGCCTGCCAACTGGTACCAGAGCGTCAATTGCGCCATCGAGGGCATCATCTGGGCGGCGCGCACCCAGCGGCACATGCGCATCCATCTGCTCGCGGCAATGGGGGTTCTGCTTACGGCCGTGGTGTTGAGGGTCAGTGCCCTGGAGTTCATCCTGCTGACCCTGGCGGTCATTCTGGTGCTCTTTGCCGAATTGTTCAATACCGCCATCGAGGTTGTGGTCGACCTGGTGTCACCCGAATATCATCCCCTGGCGCGCGTCATCAAAGATTTGGCCGCCGGCGCGGTTCTGATGGCCTGCATCGGCGCGGTGGTGTTGGGCTATCTGGCGCTCTCCAGCCATTTTTTCGGAACCTTGGGGCAGGGTTTGGGGTTGCTCGAACCCCCGAAGGGCGAGGTGGCGGTCGTCTCGATCCTGATCGTCATCATCCTCGTGGTGCTGTTCAAGGCCCTGAGCGGGCGCGGGCGGCCTCTCTACGGCGGAATGCCGAGCGGGCACAGCGCGGTGGCCTTTGCCATCGCAACCGCCGTGGCGCTCAGCGGCGTGACGCCGGCGGTGACCCTTCTCACCCTGGCTCTGGCCGTCATGGTCAGCCACAGCCGCTTGCTGATGGAAATCCATTCCCTGACCGAAGTGGTGAGCGGCGCCCTGCTCGGCGTCATTGTCACCCTGGTGGTTTACTTCTTGCTTTAA
- a CDS encoding protease complex subunit PrcB family protein, whose translation MALFTGCAKAGPQPFSILEEGSAAMTTEDFTFALAMEQSEWEELYGQIHAHRLPPPRAPGVDFEKNLILMVAAGWKPSAGYQVHISRIEHLGATLQVHIEVHEPPADSLRLTVMTQPYAVILVERPERLEKVEFLDPQREILHRLHLPSP comes from the coding sequence ATGGCTCTTTTTACCGGCTGTGCCAAAGCGGGTCCGCAACCCTTCAGCATTCTCGAGGAGGGCAGCGCCGCCATGACCACCGAGGACTTTACCTTTGCCCTGGCCATGGAGCAGTCCGAATGGGAAGAGCTCTATGGGCAGATTCACGCGCATCGCCTGCCGCCGCCGCGGGCACCAGGAGTGGATTTCGAAAAAAACCTGATCCTTATGGTCGCCGCGGGGTGGAAACCCAGCGCCGGCTACCAGGTGCATATTTCCCGCATCGAACACCTAGGCGCCACTCTGCAGGTCCATATCGAGGTCCATGAGCCCCCCGCCGACAGCCTGCGTCTAACGGTTATGACCCAGCCCTATGCCGTCATCCTGGTCGAACGCCCCGAGCGACTCGAAAAGGTCGAATTTCTCGATCCGCAGAGAGAAATTTTGCACCGCCTTCACCTCCCGTCACCCTGA
- the lnt gene encoding apolipoprotein N-acyltransferase has protein sequence MISLPIDRTAALAAVSGLLLALAFPRPDWAELAWVALVPLLLVMDKRPFHSGFTAGVAFFALVLYWLNIVMTTYGGLHPVLSVVAYLLLVLYLALFFGAATWAAARLREKLGYSPVLTLPVLWVALEFLRSFLFTGFPWASLGYALQSRLVLIQSADLFGVYGLSFLLVLSNAALAEGVRWLRRSRNFPGMALGVLAVLFSANIAYGLWRMDAGGDAREQRLRVALIQGNIDQGIKWDPAYQEETIRIYRDLSRQVSGREDLDLLIWPEAATPFYFQDPSALSQQVAQVPVETGAFLLFGSPAYEVVNRQYEYLNSAFLLSPAGEILGRSDKVHLVPFGEYVPLKRFLPFVDKLVVGIGDFSPGTVRPLPMDGARLGILVCYEAIFPELARDFVRQGSDLLINITNDAWFGRSSAPYQHLAMSRFRAVENRVWLARAANTGISAFVTPSGRVLEATPIFETAAVAAEVGVGAGPSLYRRIGDSVPMAFMGLSVLWLVLTRRRMESAANGS, from the coding sequence ATGATTTCTCTTCCCATCGACAGAACCGCCGCCCTCGCGGCGGTTTCCGGGCTGTTGCTGGCCCTGGCCTTCCCCCGGCCCGATTGGGCCGAACTGGCCTGGGTGGCCCTGGTGCCGCTGCTGCTGGTGATGGACAAGCGTCCCTTCCACAGCGGGTTTACCGCCGGGGTGGCCTTCTTTGCCCTGGTGCTCTACTGGCTCAACATCGTCATGACCACCTACGGCGGGCTGCATCCGGTCTTGTCGGTGGTCGCCTATCTGCTGCTGGTACTCTACCTGGCGCTGTTTTTTGGCGCGGCGACCTGGGCGGCCGCGCGCCTGCGCGAAAAACTCGGGTATTCGCCGGTTTTGACCTTGCCGGTCTTGTGGGTGGCTCTGGAATTTTTACGCTCTTTTCTGTTCACGGGGTTTCCCTGGGCCTCCCTGGGTTATGCCTTGCAAAGCCGTTTGGTGCTCATTCAATCGGCGGATCTGTTCGGCGTCTACGGTTTGAGTTTTCTGCTGGTCCTGAGCAATGCGGCCCTTGCCGAGGGGGTGCGCTGGTTGCGCCGTTCCAGGAATTTTCCCGGGATGGCGCTTGGGGTGCTGGCGGTCCTGTTCAGTGCCAATATCGCCTACGGCCTGTGGCGAATGGATGCGGGCGGGGACGCGCGCGAGCAGCGCCTGCGGGTGGCTTTGATCCAGGGCAACATCGATCAGGGAATCAAGTGGGATCCTGCCTATCAAGAGGAAACCATCCGGATTTATCGTGATTTATCCCGGCAGGTGAGCGGGCGCGAAGACCTTGATCTTCTCATCTGGCCCGAAGCGGCCACGCCCTTTTATTTTCAGGATCCCAGTGCCCTGTCCCAGCAGGTCGCGCAAGTCCCGGTGGAGACAGGCGCCTTTCTGCTCTTCGGCAGTCCCGCCTACGAGGTGGTCAACCGTCAATACGAGTATCTGAACAGCGCTTTTTTGCTCTCGCCCGCGGGCGAGATTCTCGGCCGCAGTGACAAGGTCCACCTGGTTCCCTTCGGCGAATACGTGCCTCTGAAGAGATTTCTGCCCTTTGTCGACAAGCTGGTGGTGGGCATCGGGGATTTTTCGCCCGGCACGGTGCGGCCCCTGCCCATGGATGGCGCCCGGCTCGGCATTCTGGTGTGCTATGAGGCGATTTTCCCGGAGTTGGCGCGTGATTTCGTGCGCCAGGGCAGCGACCTGTTGATCAACATCACCAACGATGCCTGGTTCGGCCGCTCATCGGCGCCCTACCAGCATCTGGCCATGAGCCGTTTTCGCGCCGTGGAGAACCGCGTCTGGCTGGCACGCGCCGCCAACACAGGCATATCCGCCTTCGTCACTCCCAGCGGCCGCGTCCTTGAAGCCACACCGATTTTTGAAACCGCGGCCGTTGCCGCCGAGGTCGGCGTGGGCGCCGGTCCCAGCCTCTATCGCCGCATCGGCGACAGCGTCCCGATGGCTTTCATGGGGCTTTCCGTGCTGTGGCTGGTCTTGACGCGCCGCCGCATGGAATCTGCTGCGAACGGCTCATGA
- the ybeY gene encoding rRNA maturation RNase YbeY, with protein MRKVAQRILDALGCPKAEVSVLIVDDARIREINRDYLGKDRPTNVISFAMQEGEGAGVSPQLLGDVVISAETAARDAAEAQEPFESELYFLLLHGILHLRGYDHERGSAAQAREMENLEQEIFSVIRREFLV; from the coding sequence TTGCGAAAGGTAGCACAGAGGATCTTAGACGCCTTGGGATGTCCTAAGGCCGAGGTCTCGGTGCTGATCGTCGACGACGCGCGGATTCGGGAAATCAATCGTGACTATCTCGGCAAGGATCGACCGACCAATGTCATCTCATTTGCCATGCAGGAGGGTGAGGGCGCCGGTGTTTCGCCGCAGTTGCTCGGCGATGTGGTGATCTCCGCCGAGACGGCCGCGCGTGACGCCGCCGAGGCGCAAGAGCCCTTCGAGAGCGAGCTTTACTTTCTGCTGCTGCACGGTATCCTGCATTTGCGCGGCTATGACCATGAACGCGGCAGCGCGGCCCAGGCTCGTGAAATGGAAAACCTTGAGCAGGAAATTTTTTCAGTGATCCGTCGTGAATTCCTCGTCTGA